CGATCCAGGGCTCGTCGATAGCGAACCTGAAGGAGCTACGTCCGGGAACCGTACGGATCTTGTTTGCCTTCGACCCTTGGCGTTCCAGCATCCTGCTCGTCGCTGGAGACAAGTCCGGCCGGTGGAAGGAGTGGTACACCGAAGCCATCCCGCTGGCCGAACACCGCTACGAGATCTACGTGAAGGAACGCGCCGATCAGGAGGGGAGATCGTGATGGGCTACACGCGTTGGAGTGACGTCCGGAGTGCCTATGTCGAGCGGGCCGGTGGCGAGGAGGCGGTCGAGGCCGGCAAACGGGAGCTGCTGGCCGTCGTCGTCGGGCACCGTCTCGCCGAGGTACGCAAGGCCCGGGGCCTGACTCAGCAGCAGGTCGCCGATCGGATGGGCGTCACCAAGGGCCGGGTTTCCCAGATCGAGCAGGGCAGGATCTCCGGGCAGGATGTGGTAGCACGCTACGCCGCCGCGCTCGGTGGCCGACTGCACCAGGCCATCTACTTCGATGACGGTGACATAGCCGCTATTGCCTGACCTGCGCCCTGTCACCGGTCAGGGGTGAGGCCGATGGTGGTGGCGAGGTCCGCCAGTATTGACAGGTTCAAACTTGCCTCATGGCCTCGCGCAGGTCGTCTAACGAGCGGGTGCCGCGAAGCCATCCAGCTATCTCGTGAGCCTGGACAATTGTCAAATTGTACGCCTCCTTGAATTCAACCGCTACTTCAAATTCTCGGCCGACCTCATAAAGTTGGTCGTCTCGGATGCGAGTGGCGGCCTCAATAGGGTCGACTCTAGATGTGTAAAGTGTTTTGCGTGAATCTATCATGGACATCATTTACTCTAATTATCTCGTAAAGAGTGCTGAGACTCGGGTGTACCCTGCCGCTCCGCCGTCGGCCGTAATAATAGATATTCTGTTGAAGCCGTATCGAGCTGCCTGGCGGCCTGTCCAGGTTTCAGCTGCAGCGGCCAAGGCATCCTGTCCCCTGCGGGCCGCGCTGTTGAATCCGGCCAAGTTATCCCCGTAAACCCAGTAGCCCTGAATTGAGCGGACCCGGGTGCCGAAATGGGCCATGACACCGTCAAACATTTGCTTTCCGGATAGTTCTGGACGTTGAGCGGGTACACCGGGGCGAGTTTCCAGCAGGCGACCCTGATGGACGCGAACGCCTGGAGCCGGCAGGAGATCGTCAACCTCGCCGACATCGACTTGGATGGCACGCCGGACCTGCTCTGGCGGCACCTGGACAACGGCGGCGTGTACGTGCGCCATGGGCTGCCCGGCCCGGCGGCCGGTAGCGTCGAGCTGGCCTCGCTCGCCACGGCGGCCGGCTCCCGCGACGGTGACGTCCAGTACGGCACCGGCTGGTCGCACCGTTCTGTCATCGCGGTCGTCGGCGTCCCGGACGTCAACGGCGACGGGGTGCCCGACATCTGGGCCAGACACAGCCCGGACGGGCGGCTGCGGGTGTATCACCCATCTACGACTGCCGTCGGAACCGCCGTACACGTCCTCGACTCGACAGGCTTCATGGGATCGAAATCCCTCGGCTGACAAGCGCCTTCGGCTGAACAGGTCGGCGGACCCGAGCACACCTCGGCAGCCACCGCTGTGCGGACTCCGACTCCCGCCCGGCGGTCGATTCGGCAACCGCGTCGCGGGCGGCGTTACACCGTTGGCTCACTGTCGTAGTGTGACGTAAACAAC
The sequence above is a segment of the Solwaraspora sp. WMMD406 genome. Coding sequences within it:
- a CDS encoding type II toxin-antitoxin system RelE/ParE family toxin; translation: MAAGEWDIYVVDEVREWIDMLDPAAYARVVHAIDLLAAAGPGLGRPLVDTIQGSSIANLKELRPGTVRILFAFDPWRSSILLVAGDKSGRWKEWYTEAIPLAEHRYEIYVKERADQEGRS
- a CDS encoding helix-turn-helix transcriptional regulator, producing MMGYTRWSDVRSAYVERAGGEEAVEAGKRELLAVVVGHRLAEVRKARGLTQQQVADRMGVTKGRVSQIEQGRISGQDVVARYAAALGGRLHQAIYFDDGDIAAIA